The Deinococcus multiflagellatus nucleotide sequence CCGGACGACTGGGACCAGATCCCCGGCGCCCGGGGCTGTACCCCACAAAGCTGCGCGTTTCGGGACCACCACGCCGAACTTCAGGCTGCAGACGCGCGGGTCTTTGGCCTGAGCGTGCAGCCCACCCCCTATCAACAGGAGGCTGCTGAACGCTTGCACCTGCCTTTCCCATTGCTTTCGGATGAAGAGGGAACCTGGAGCCGCGCCCTGGGCCTCCCCACCTTCGAGGCCGGCGGCGAAACCCTGCTGCGCCGCGTGACCCTGATCCTGCGGGACGGCGTAATCGAGCACGTCTTCTACCCCGTCTTCCCCCCAGACCGCAACGCCGCCGACGTGCTGGCGTGGCTGGCGGCTCACCCCTAACGCCAGAAGCGGAGGCCCCCGCCCCCGCTCCTTTCTCCATCACCCATCACCTTTCACCCATCCACCCTCACGGCTGGTACGTCTTCGTGATCCCCCCGTAGCCGCTCAGGCCACGCGTGCGGTAAAAGACGAGGCTGATCGGCAGGTTCGAGCCGCTGCTGGGCACGAAGTCAATGTTCAGGCGGTCGGACTGCGCGCGCCACAGCAGCACCGGTTCGTCGGGCTTCAGGGCGTTGCCGGTGCGCGGCAGCTTGATCGTCTGGGTGATGGGGCCGTCCTGGATATTCATGGCCCCCCGGTACAGACCGCCGCGGGGGCTCAGGGCCACGGCAGTGCCGGCCGCGCCGTTCACTTCCAGGTCGTACAGCACGCCGTAATTGCCCGCCAGCCGCACCCCCTGGCCCGTCAGGGCGTCGGTGCCCGTCAGGGCGGGGTCCACCTGTCCGTCGCCAATCACAATGCGGGTGGGGAGCGCGCCCAGGTTCACGCGCAGGGTGCGCACGGCCTGTGGAAAGGTGCCGCGCACATGGCGTCCGTCGGGCTTCAGGTAGGGCAACTGCTGGGCCACCTGCGCGGTGGGCGGCAGGCCGTCTTCCAGAATCAGAAAGGTCAGGTCCACCCGGCCTGAGGTGCTCAGGTCCTGCATGACGTTCACGCCGCTGCCCGGGTTCAGGGTGGGGCTGGCGTACACGGCCGCCGCCTGCCCCGGGGCCAGGGTCAGGGTGGTGCCGCCGCCCGAGGCGAAGTATTCCAGCAGGGTCACCTGCCCCAGAATGCTTTCCAGGCGGGTGGGCGCCGTTTCACCGAGGCGCTCGGTGCGCACTTCCACGGGACGGCTTTCCAGGTTGCGGGCCATCACGTACAGCCGCGCGGGCTTGCCCAGGCCGTTCAGGTGGTAGGCCAGCAGCCGGGCCCGGCCCGCCACGCTGTCCTGGTACAGAATGCCGCTCTGGTCGGGCACCTCGGGGCTGTCGCTGAACAGCAGTGGGTAGCTGGGCCCCTCCACCGGGGTCGCCAGCGCCGAGGGGTAGGTCAGGATCTGCGGGTCGGGAAACGCGTCGCCGGGCTGGGCATACTTCAGGGCGTAAGTCAGCGGCGTATCGATGGGCGTGCCCTCCACGCGGATGGTGCGGGTAAAGGGCGCGCTTTGCAGGCCGCGGCTGTTGGTGACCGTCAGGCCAATGGTGTAGGTGCCCGGCTGAAAGAACACCTCCTGGCGGCCGTTCCACTTGCGCGCGGTGATATCGGCGCCGTCCGGGTCAAAGGGATATTCGGTGTACACCACCCGTTCGCCGGGGGCATAAACCGTCTTGTCGGTGGAAAAGCGGGCCTGCGGGATCAGCGGATTGCCGCCGTCGCGCAGCGCGGTCAGCGTAAAGGTGCGGCCATCATCGGTGGTCAGGTTGGCGTTCAGGGCGTCGGCTAGGGTGCGCGCGCTCACGTAGGTCACGCCGCCTACCAGGGCCACGGTCCCGGCGGGCTGCGGCACCCCAGCCAGCGCCGCGGTGTTGGCGCGGGTGTCAATGCTCAGGCGGGCCAGTTGCACCACACTGCCGTTGCCGGGCATGGTCTGGCCCAGCAGGGCCGCTGTTTCGCGCAGCGGCAGCATGGTGCGCCCGCCCAGCAGCCGGGGCGGGGCCAGCCACTGGGTGGGGGTGCCGTTCAGATAGGCTGCGCGGTCATCCGGCGTAAAGGTCAGCTGCACCGACCCCAGCAGGGGCTGCGCCGCGTGGGCCGCGGGCGCCGCCAGGGTCAAGGTCAGGGCCGGGGCCG carries:
- a CDS encoding peroxiredoxin, encoding MTDLHALPADLPAPVDDGACAHLPGQRLPAAPLPGTDGRSHDLSALPGRTVVYVYPKTGRPDGAMPDDWDQIPGARGCTPQSCAFRDHHAELQAADARVFGLSVQPTPYQQEAAERLHLPFPLLSDEEGTWSRALGLPTFEAGGETLLRRVTLILRDGVIEHVFYPVFPPDRNAADVLAWLAAHP
- a CDS encoding copper amine oxidase N-terminal domain-containing protein, coding for MRFARLPLSLSPLAAQRFRTRALALLGLLAPAAPALTLTLAAPAAHAAQPLLGSVQLTFTPDDRAAYLNGTPTQWLAPPRLLGGRTMLPLRETAALLGQTMPGNGSVVQLARLSIDTRANTAALAGVPQPAGTVALVGGVTYVSARTLADALNANLTTDDGRTFTLTALRDGGNPLIPQARFSTDKTVYAPGERVVYTEYPFDPDGADITARKWNGRQEVFFQPGTYTIGLTVTNSRGLQSAPFTRTIRVEGTPIDTPLTYALKYAQPGDAFPDPQILTYPSALATPVEGPSYPLLFSDSPEVPDQSGILYQDSVAGRARLLAYHLNGLGKPARLYVMARNLESRPVEVRTERLGETAPTRLESILGQVTLLEYFASGGGTTLTLAPGQAAAVYASPTLNPGSGVNVMQDLSTSGRVDLTFLILEDGLPPTAQVAQQLPYLKPDGRHVRGTFPQAVRTLRVNLGALPTRIVIGDGQVDPALTGTDALTGQGVRLAGNYGVLYDLEVNGAAGTAVALSPRGGLYRGAMNIQDGPITQTIKLPRTGNALKPDEPVLLWRAQSDRLNIDFVPSSGSNLPISLVFYRTRGLSGYGGITKTYQP